In Strigops habroptila isolate Jane chromosome 4, bStrHab1.2.pri, whole genome shotgun sequence, a single genomic region encodes these proteins:
- the RTF1 gene encoding RNA polymerase-associated protein RTF1 homolog isoform X1 — protein MVKKRKGRVLIDSDTEDSGSEENLDQELLSLAKRKRSDSEEKEPPVSKPTASSDSETSDSDDEWTVGGSKNKKKGKAGKAEKKGTMKKQTNKAASSGSSDKDSSAESSAPEEGEVSDSESNSSSSSSDSDSSSEDEEFHDGYGEDLMGDEEDRARLEQMTEKEREQELFNRIEKREVLKRRFEIKKKLKTAKKKEKKEKKKKQEEEQEKKKLTQIQESQVMSHNKERRSKRDEKLDKKSQAMEELKAEREKRKNRTAELLAKKQPLKTSEVYSDDEEEEEDDKSSEKSDRSSRSSSSDEEEEKEEIPPKSQPVSLPEELNRVRLSRHKLERWCHMPFFAKTVTGCFVRIGIGNHNSKPVYRVAEITGVVETAKVYQLGGTRTNKGLQLRHGSDSRVFRLEFVSNQEFTESEFMKWKEAMFSAGMQLPTLDEINKKEVSIKEALNYKFNDQDIEEIVKEKERFRKAPPNYAMKKTQLLKEKAMAEDLGDQDKAKQIQDQLNELEERAEALDRQRTKNISAISYINQRNREWNIVESEKALVAESHSMKNQQMDPFTRRQCKPTIVSNSRDPAVQAAILAQLNAKYGSGVLPDAPKDMSKGQGKDKDVNSKSASDLSEDLFKVHDFDVKIDLQVPSSESKALAITSKAPPAKDGAPRRSLNLEDYKKRRGLI, from the exons ATGGTGAAGAAGCGGAAAGGCCGCGTCCTTATCGACTCCGATACTGAGGATAGCGGTAGCGAGGAGAACCTAGATCAG GAGCTCTTGTCGTTGGCCAAACGGAAGCGTAGTGACTCTGAAGAAAAGGAGCCACCTGTGAGCAAACCTACAGCATCTTCAGACTCAGAGACGTCAGACAGTGATGATGAG TGGACTGTTGGAGGTtctaaaaacaagaaaaaaggaaaagcgggtaaggcagagaagaaaggaacCATGAAAAAGCAGACGAACAAAGCTGCCTCTTCAGGCAGCTCAGATAAAGACAGCTCGGCTGAGAGCTCAGCACCTGAAGAGG gaGAAGTCTCTGACTCAGAAAGCAACAGCTCCTCATCTAGTTCAGATTCAGATTCTTCATCTGAAGATGAAGAATTCCATGATGGCTATGGAGAAGATCTGATGGGAGATGAAGAAGATCGAGCTCGACTGGAGCAAAtgacagaaaaggagagagagcagGAGCTGTTTAACCGGATAGAGAAGAGAGAAGTGCTAAAAAGAAG GTTTGAAATCAAGAAGAAACTAAAAAcggcaaaaaagaaagaaaagaaagagaaaaagaaaaagcaagaggaagagcaggagaagaaaaaactcaCACAGATCCAGGAATCCCAG GTCATGTCACATAACAAAGAGCGGCGATCAAAGCGGGATGAGAAGCTAGACAAGAAATCTCAGGCAATGGAGGagctaaaagcagaaagagagaaaaggaagaacagaacag ctgaATTGCTTGCAAAAAAACAGCCATTAAAAACTAGTGAAGTATACTCtgatgatgaagaggaggaagaggatgataAGTCTAGTGAGAAAAGTGATCGCTCATCCAGGTCGTCATCCtctgatgaagaggaaga gaaagaagaaattcctCCTAAGTCCCAGCCAGTGTCCTTGCCTGAAGAACTGAACCGAGTGCGGTTATCACGACACAAGCTGGAGCGCTGGTGTCATATGCCCTTCTTTGCCAAGACAGTCACTGGCTGCTTTGTCCGAATTGGCATTGGAAATCATAACAGCAAACCTGTTTATAGG GTTGCTGAAATAACTGGTGTGGTAGAGACTGCAAAAGTTTACCAGCTTGGTGGTACCCGGACAAACAAAGGACTACAGTTGAG GCATGGCAGCGATTCACGTGTGTTTCGTTTGGAGTTTGTCTCAAATCAGGAATTTACTGAAAGTGAGTTTATGAAGTGGAAAGAAGCG ATGTTCTCTGCTGGGATGCAGCTACCCACACTAGATGAGATAAACAAGAAGGAAGTGTCCATCAAAGAAGCTCTCAACTACAAGTTTAATGATCAGGATATTGAGGAG AttgtgaaagagaaggaaaggttCAGAAAAGCACCTCCAAATTATGCAATGAAGAAAACTCAGCTTTTAAAGGAGAAG GCTATGGCTGAGGACTTGGGGGATCAAGATAAGGCCAAACAGATTCAAGATCAGCTTAATGAACTTGAAGAGAGAGCAGAGGCCCTGGATCGTCAACGAACAAAAAACATCTCAGCAATCAG ttACATCAACCAGAGAAATAGAGAGTGGAATATCGTTGAGTCTGAGAAGGCTCTTGTG gctgaaagTCACAGCATGAAAAACCAACAAATGGACCCCTTTACTAGGCGACAATGCAAGCCCACAATAGTGTCTAAC tcCAGAGATCCTGCTGTCCAAGCTGCCATCCTTGCCCAGCTAAATGCAAAATATGGGTCTGGTGTATTACCAGATGCTCCAAAGGACATGAGTAAG ggtCAAGGGAAGGATAAAGATGTGAACTCTAAATCAGCCAGTGACCTCTCAGAAGATCTTTTCAAAGTGCATGACTTTGATGTAAAGATTGATCTTCAGGTTCCCAGTTCAG
- the NDUFAF1 gene encoding complex I intermediate-associated protein 30, mitochondrial, which produces MALAATLLHNAYFCGRCCRYKALQPFLGPLLSDPVSKAYSSYRRPGSQPEKKSTWQNVDLSFKKSIEVLKTQLSMLKEETKDHLIGPGGQSLSHYLLEQTRVVWEFRSQEDLNKWIISSDVEIGGKSEVYLKLGRNNQAAMLYGTLNTEVPRDGETKYSGYCSMRAKPLVGSFARKKYYDWSNFNCLYLRVRGDGRPWMVNIYTDPYFSHQKDDLYNYFMFTRGGPYWEEIKIPFSKFFLSSRGRVQDDQHPVWLDKISTLGFTIGDKVNGPFQLEIDFIGLLNDRAHTEEFAYETYEKNPPL; this is translated from the exons ATGGCTCTGGCTGCCACGTTGCTGCACAACGCCTACTTCtgtgggagatgctgcaggTACAAAGCTTTGCAGCCCTTCCTTGGACCTCTCCTCAGCGATCCTGTGTCAAAAGCATACAGCAGCTACAGGAGGCCAGGGTCACAGCCTGAGAAAAAATCGACTTGGCAAAATGTGGATCTCAGTTTTAAGAAGAGCATTGAAGTCTTAAAGACCCAGCTGAGCATGCTGAAGGAGGAGACCAAAGATCACTTAATTGGACCTGGAGGCCAGTCATTAAGCCATTACCTGTTGGAACAGACAAGGGTGGTGTGGGAGTTTCGAAGCCAAGaagatttaaataaatggaTTATTTCCTCTGATGTAGAGATTGGAGGGAAAAGTGAAGTTTACCTCAAATTGGGTAGGAATAATCAGGCTGCCATGCTGTATGGAACCCTCAATACAGAAGTACCTCGTGATGGGGAGACAAAATACAGTGGATATTGTAGTATGAGAGCTAAACCACTAGTG GGATCTTTTGCTAGGAAGAAGTATTACGACTGGTCCAACTTCAACTGTCTGTATTTACGTGTGCGTGGTGATGGCAGACCCTGGATGGTAAACATTTACACAGACCCTTACTTTTCTCATCAAAAGGATGACCTCTACAACTACTTCATGTTCACCCGTGGTGGCCCGTACTGGGAGGAGATAAAG ATTCCATTCTCCAAATTCTTTCTCTCCAGTCGGGGAAGAGTCCAGGATGACCAGCATCCTGTCTGGTTGGACAAG ATTAGTACCCTGGGATTCACTATTGGAGATAAAGTAAATGGTCCGTTCCAGCTGGAAATTGATTTTATTGGTCTGCTGAACGATAGAGCTCATACAGAAGAATTTGCCTACGAAACATATGAGAAGAATCCTCCACTCTAA
- the RTF1 gene encoding RNA polymerase-associated protein RTF1 homolog isoform X2, whose protein sequence is MVKKRKGRVLIDSDTEDSGSEENLDQELLSLAKRKRSDSEEKEPPVSKPTASSDSETSDSDDEWTVGGSKNKKKGKAGKAEKKGTMKKQTNKAASSGSSDKDSSAESSAPEEGEVSDSESNSSSSSSDSDSSSEDEEFHDGYGEDLMGDEEDRARLEQMTEKEREQELFNRIEKREVLKRRFEIKKKLKTAKKKEKKEKKKKQEEEQEKKKLTQIQESQVMSHNKERRSKRDEKLDKKSQAMEELKAEREKRKNRTAELLAKKQPLKTSEVYSDDEEEEEDDKSSEKSDRSSRSSSSDEEEEKEEIPPKSQPVSLPEELNRVRLSRHKLERWCHMPFFAKTVTGCFVRIGIGNHNSKPVYRVAEITGVVETAKVYQLGGTRTNKGLQLRHGSDSRVFRLEFVSNQEFTESEFMKWKEAMFSAGMQLPTLDEINKKEVSIKEALNYKFNDQDIEEIVKEKERFRKAPPNYAMKKTQLLKEKAMAEDLGDQDKAKQIQDQLNELEERAEALDRQRTKNISAISYINQRNREWNIVESEKALVAESHSMKNQQMDPFTRRQCKPTIVSNSRDPAVQAAILAQLNAKYGSGVLPDAPKDMSKGQGKDKDVNSKSASDLSEDLFKVHDFDVKIDLQVPSSARWSTLCSVLA, encoded by the exons ATGGTGAAGAAGCGGAAAGGCCGCGTCCTTATCGACTCCGATACTGAGGATAGCGGTAGCGAGGAGAACCTAGATCAG GAGCTCTTGTCGTTGGCCAAACGGAAGCGTAGTGACTCTGAAGAAAAGGAGCCACCTGTGAGCAAACCTACAGCATCTTCAGACTCAGAGACGTCAGACAGTGATGATGAG TGGACTGTTGGAGGTtctaaaaacaagaaaaaaggaaaagcgggtaaggcagagaagaaaggaacCATGAAAAAGCAGACGAACAAAGCTGCCTCTTCAGGCAGCTCAGATAAAGACAGCTCGGCTGAGAGCTCAGCACCTGAAGAGG gaGAAGTCTCTGACTCAGAAAGCAACAGCTCCTCATCTAGTTCAGATTCAGATTCTTCATCTGAAGATGAAGAATTCCATGATGGCTATGGAGAAGATCTGATGGGAGATGAAGAAGATCGAGCTCGACTGGAGCAAAtgacagaaaaggagagagagcagGAGCTGTTTAACCGGATAGAGAAGAGAGAAGTGCTAAAAAGAAG GTTTGAAATCAAGAAGAAACTAAAAAcggcaaaaaagaaagaaaagaaagagaaaaagaaaaagcaagaggaagagcaggagaagaaaaaactcaCACAGATCCAGGAATCCCAG GTCATGTCACATAACAAAGAGCGGCGATCAAAGCGGGATGAGAAGCTAGACAAGAAATCTCAGGCAATGGAGGagctaaaagcagaaagagagaaaaggaagaacagaacag ctgaATTGCTTGCAAAAAAACAGCCATTAAAAACTAGTGAAGTATACTCtgatgatgaagaggaggaagaggatgataAGTCTAGTGAGAAAAGTGATCGCTCATCCAGGTCGTCATCCtctgatgaagaggaaga gaaagaagaaattcctCCTAAGTCCCAGCCAGTGTCCTTGCCTGAAGAACTGAACCGAGTGCGGTTATCACGACACAAGCTGGAGCGCTGGTGTCATATGCCCTTCTTTGCCAAGACAGTCACTGGCTGCTTTGTCCGAATTGGCATTGGAAATCATAACAGCAAACCTGTTTATAGG GTTGCTGAAATAACTGGTGTGGTAGAGACTGCAAAAGTTTACCAGCTTGGTGGTACCCGGACAAACAAAGGACTACAGTTGAG GCATGGCAGCGATTCACGTGTGTTTCGTTTGGAGTTTGTCTCAAATCAGGAATTTACTGAAAGTGAGTTTATGAAGTGGAAAGAAGCG ATGTTCTCTGCTGGGATGCAGCTACCCACACTAGATGAGATAAACAAGAAGGAAGTGTCCATCAAAGAAGCTCTCAACTACAAGTTTAATGATCAGGATATTGAGGAG AttgtgaaagagaaggaaaggttCAGAAAAGCACCTCCAAATTATGCAATGAAGAAAACTCAGCTTTTAAAGGAGAAG GCTATGGCTGAGGACTTGGGGGATCAAGATAAGGCCAAACAGATTCAAGATCAGCTTAATGAACTTGAAGAGAGAGCAGAGGCCCTGGATCGTCAACGAACAAAAAACATCTCAGCAATCAG ttACATCAACCAGAGAAATAGAGAGTGGAATATCGTTGAGTCTGAGAAGGCTCTTGTG gctgaaagTCACAGCATGAAAAACCAACAAATGGACCCCTTTACTAGGCGACAATGCAAGCCCACAATAGTGTCTAAC tcCAGAGATCCTGCTGTCCAAGCTGCCATCCTTGCCCAGCTAAATGCAAAATATGGGTCTGGTGTATTACCAGATGCTCCAAAGGACATGAGTAAG ggtCAAGGGAAGGATAAAGATGTGAACTCTAAATCAGCCAGTGACCTCTCAGAAGATCTTTTCAAAGTGCATGACTTTGATGTAAAGATTGATCTTCAGGTTCCCAGTTCAG